CGTCATAGCGGCCCTTCTGTGCCAGGCGGTAGAGCTGCACCGTCTCGTCGGGGAAGGCATTGACCAAGCCCGCGACCCAGCCCACGGCGCCCAGCATCAGGCTCTCGAGGATGAGGTCGTCGACGCCGCAGAACAGGATGTAGCGGTCGCCGCAGAGATTCACGATGTCGGTGATGCGCCGCACATTGTCCGAGGACTCCTTGATCGCCACGAGGTTCTTCTCGTCGGCGAGCTCGGCGAACATCTCCGGATTGATGTCGACTCCGTAAGCGGGCGGATTGTTATAGACCATGATCGGCAGGTCGGTCGCGCGCGCCACGGTGCGGTAATGCGCCATGGTCTCGCGCCGGTCCGACTTGTAGATCATCCCGGGCAGCAGCATGAGCCCGCCGCCGCCGAGCCTGGCGACATCCTCGGCGAACTTGCAGGCGCCCTTGGTGGTGGCTTCGGCGGTACCGGCCAGCACAGGGACCCGGCCCTTCGCCGTGTCGAGCGCCAGCTTCACCATCTGGCGCTTCTCGTCGCCGTCGAGCGTGCTGGCCTCGCTGAGCGAGCCGCACATGATGATGCCATGGACACCCGCCTTGATCTGGCGCTCGATCGAGGCCGCGGTCGCCGCCATGTCGATCGACTGGTCGGATTTGAATTGGGTGGTGATCGCCGGAAATACGCCGCGCCAGCCGGTCATGGACGGAACCTCCTCTAAAGGGCCCGGTTTTCTGAAAAGCCTGGGGCCCAAAAACCGCGGGAGGCTCGCACCGGCTCCCGCCCCCGTCAATGCGCGTCATGGGCTGCCGCAAAGCTGGAATAGCTCGAAAATTAATGTTCCCGGTCGGTGCTGCCGAACCCTTTGATCCGACAAGCAGAGGGACCGTCCGCCGCCGCATGGGAGGTCTGTCGCGGATGCAAGGGGTTGGGTCGCGGCGGCCATGGTTCGGCATGGCGGCGGCGCCTATAAAGGGCGCCATGACGCTGGCCCCTACGACGACGCCCGCGGCCAGCCAAAGCCGGGCCGCTCTCGCTGTGTTGCTGATCGGAGCGACGGCGGTCTCTTTCTCCGGAATCTTCGTCAAGATC
The nucleotide sequence above comes from Hypericibacter terrae. Encoded proteins:
- a CDS encoding dihydrodipicolinate synthase family protein, with the translated sequence MTGWRGVFPAITTQFKSDQSIDMAATAASIERQIKAGVHGIIMCGSLSEASTLDGDEKRQMVKLALDTAKGRVPVLAGTAEATTKGACKFAEDVARLGGGGLMLLPGMIYKSDRRETMAHYRTVARATDLPIMVYNNPPAYGVDINPEMFAELADEKNLVAIKESSDNVRRITDIVNLCGDRYILFCGVDDLILESLMLGAVGWVAGLVNAFPDETVQLYRLAQKGRYDEARALYRWFMPLLHLDVSVKLVQYIKLVQAEVGLGTETVRMPRMPLAGEERERVLAIIRAAVAKRPKLQALAAE